One part of the Caldisericum sp. genome encodes these proteins:
- the rpsC gene encoding 30S ribosomal protein S3, with amino-acid sequence MGQKTHPYGFRLGITKDWWSKWYSPKKDYSSYLLEDFRIRKEFKSLGFNAAISKVEIIRKGTSELRVVIHTARPGMLLGKKGSEVSKLEDMVKKVIDHKYDNLKVDIREVKHPEIDAELIAQNVAQRLEQKTPHKRAIKQAITRAMRSGAQGIKVQVSGRLEGAEIARTEWFREGRVPLQTLDADIDYSETIAKTKFGVIGVKVWVYKGTAKEPLFFAS; translated from the coding sequence GTGGGACAGAAAACTCATCCTTATGGTTTTAGGTTAGGAATAACCAAAGACTGGTGGAGCAAATGGTACTCCCCAAAGAAGGACTACTCTTCCTATTTACTTGAGGACTTTAGAATTAGAAAAGAATTTAAATCTCTTGGTTTTAATGCTGCAATCTCAAAAGTCGAAATTATAAGAAAAGGAACCTCAGAGTTAAGAGTCGTAATTCATACGGCTCGTCCTGGAATGCTTCTTGGAAAGAAGGGTTCTGAAGTTAGTAAACTCGAGGATATGGTGAAAAAGGTAATCGACCACAAATACGATAATTTAAAGGTTGATATAAGAGAAGTAAAGCATCCCGAAATTGATGCAGAACTTATTGCACAAAACGTTGCCCAGAGGCTTGAGCAGAAAACACCACACAAAAGAGCTATTAAGCAAGCAATCACGAGAGCAATGAGGTCAGGCGCTCAGGGAATAAAAGTTCAAGTTTCTGGAAGGCTTGAAGGTGCAGAAATTGCAAGAACTGAATGGTTTAGGGAAGGAAGAGTACCACTACAAACACTCGATGCAGATATTGACTATTCAGAAACTATTGCAAAGACAAAATTTGGAGTCATCGGAGTAAAGGTTTGGGTTTATAAAGGTACTGCTAAAGAGCCCTTGTTCTTTGCTTCATAA
- the rplV gene encoding 50S ribosomal protein L22: MEAYAIERHLRLSASKARLVAELIKGKSVTEARAILKALPHKAARYLEKALDSAVANGVNNFKMDEDLMYVDKIFIDAEGPLKRVLPRGFGRADIIRRPVSQIKIIVKEKEEV; the protein is encoded by the coding sequence ATGGAAGCATATGCTATTGAAAGACACCTAAGGCTCTCTGCAAGTAAGGCAAGGCTTGTTGCAGAGTTGATAAAGGGTAAATCGGTAACCGAAGCAAGAGCAATTCTTAAGGCTCTTCCACATAAGGCTGCTCGTTACTTAGAAAAGGCACTTGATTCTGCAGTTGCAAATGGTGTAAATAACTTTAAAATGGATGAGGACCTTATGTATGTTGACAAAATATTTATAGATGCAGAAGGACCTCTTAAAAGAGTTCTTCCAAGAGGATTTGGCAGGGCGGATATAATTCGAAGGCCGGTAAGCCAGATCAAGATAATTGTGAAAGAGAAAGAGGAGGTTTAA
- the rpsS gene encoding 30S ribosomal protein S19: protein MGRTGKWVDPKLLEKIRKMNEKGEKKVIKVWCRRSTITEEMVGHTIAVHNGKTHIPVYIVPDMVGHKLGEFAPTRTFHGHRAPTARVITKT from the coding sequence ATGGGAAGAACTGGTAAGTGGGTTGATCCCAAACTTCTTGAAAAGATTAGAAAAATGAATGAAAAAGGTGAAAAGAAGGTTATTAAGGTTTGGTGTAGACGCTCTACTATTACAGAAGAAATGGTAGGGCACACAATAGCAGTCCACAACGGAAAAACACACATTCCTGTTTATATTGTGCCTGATATGGTTGGACATAAGTTGGGCGAGTTTGCTCCTACCCGTACATTCCACGGTCACAGAGCACCAACTGCTCGTGTTATCACGAAGACATAA
- the rplB gene encoding 50S ribosomal protein L2, with protein sequence MGLKVYKPVTPGLRGKTVVNHKETITKTEPEKSLVEGLRKEGGRNNTGKITVRHRGGGNKRLYRIIDFKRDKDGIPAKVTSIEYDPNRSAYIALLTYADGEKRYIIAPLGLKVGDTVMSGPNAEIKVGNALPLKNIPLGTFIHNIELIPGRGGQIARSAGAGAQLIAKEEEYAQIRMPSGEIRKIRLECKATIGQVGNLDHENVNLGKAGHKRHLGIRPTVRGSAMNPVDHPHGGGEGKAPIGHPGPLTPWGKPTLGYKTRKKKNPSDKYIIKRRK encoded by the coding sequence ATGGGTTTAAAAGTTTATAAACCAGTAACCCCAGGCCTTCGTGGTAAAACAGTTGTAAACCACAAAGAGACTATTACAAAAACTGAACCTGAAAAGTCTCTTGTTGAAGGTTTGAGAAAAGAAGGCGGAAGAAATAACACAGGTAAGATAACTGTAAGGCATAGAGGCGGTGGAAACAAGCGCCTTTATAGAATTATTGATTTTAAGAGAGACAAGGATGGTATTCCTGCAAAAGTAACATCAATTGAGTATGACCCCAATCGTTCTGCTTATATTGCTCTTTTAACATACGCTGATGGCGAGAAGAGATATATAATTGCACCACTTGGGCTTAAGGTTGGAGACACTGTAATGTCAGGACCTAATGCCGAAATAAAAGTTGGTAATGCTTTGCCTCTTAAGAACATTCCTCTTGGAACATTTATTCACAACATTGAACTTATTCCCGGAAGAGGTGGCCAAATTGCAAGGTCAGCAGGAGCAGGTGCACAGTTAATCGCAAAAGAAGAAGAATACGCCCAGATAAGAATGCCTTCGGGCGAGATCAGAAAAATAAGACTTGAATGCAAAGCAACGATCGGACAGGTTGGTAATCTTGACCATGAAAATGTTAACCTTGGTAAGGCTGGACACAAGAGACATCTCGGTATTAGACCAACTGTTAGAGGTTCTGCAATGAACCCTGTTGACCACCCGCATGGTGGTGGAGAAGGTAAGGCTCCTATTGGTCATCCTGGTCCTCTTACGCCTTGGGGTAAACCAACTCTTGGTTACAAGACGAGAAAGAAGAAGAATCCTTCCGATAAATACATCATTAAGAGGAGGAAATAA
- the rplW gene encoding 50S ribosomal protein L23 → METYEILVRPLITEKTTKQMAQGKYTFVVHEDANVQMIKKAVEEAFNVKVKDVNIGKVFGKKKRVRYNYVRTPSYKKAIVTLYPGYKIDVIQNV, encoded by the coding sequence ATGGAGACTTATGAAATCTTAGTAAGACCTTTAATCACTGAAAAGACAACAAAGCAAATGGCACAGGGAAAGTACACTTTTGTCGTGCATGAAGATGCAAATGTCCAGATGATTAAAAAAGCTGTTGAAGAAGCCTTTAATGTTAAGGTAAAGGATGTAAATATTGGGAAAGTTTTTGGGAAGAAGAAGAGAGTTCGATATAACTATGTTAGGACTCCTTCATATAAAAAGGCAATCGTGACACTCTATCCAGGTTATAAGATAGATGTCATTCAGAATGTTTGA